ccattggagggatAGGAAGGAAAGTGACAGGAAGACGGTGCCGGAAAGCTGGGGAGCTAAGGAAGagtgctggaggaagaagaaggctcgtgcgctgaggaagaaggacgtgagctcgaaaggGAAATACGgaatgtgctgatatttaaaggaggTCTGaggaggggtaaaaatggaatttttaccgcgccggcgttttgAGTTTTttgggagtagtggttgtcgtgggcgcccgtttcgaaaagattgcaatcatcaggttaaAGACCGCGAAAtagaaggatattttcattgcggttgtttcggaggggaagttgaaaagaatttcaaagtaaaagactatgttttactccaacaGTAAGATATGCTTCAGGGTCAGACCCGCCATCAAACTTGGGCATGGTGAATTTTAACTTGCCAAACCTCTCCTCGTTGGGCTGATTACGCCCACAATTCCCGTGGTGACGTCGACGGTTATCATGATGGGGCTGATCAACCTcattgtcttcttcctcttcactCCCACTTCCCTCTAGTTCAAGACCTCTCTCATGGCCACGAGCAGCACCTCTACCACTATTTCCACGTCCTAGAAGTGGAGGTCTTCTTGCATTTGCAGCAGCTCACTCTCTACGTCTTTGTTGTTCTCTTGCAGGTCGagcagcagcttcttcttccatTTCATCAATTTCTTCTTCATGATGACGTCCATTTGCATTATCACGAGGTGGATTTTGCAAACGGGCCATAAGTGCTTGAAAATTGTTCGTTAACTCTTCCATGCTTTGCTTCAACTCGTTGAATTGTGTCATGGTGACACAATCTTCAATCTGATCTTCACCACTCATCTTCCTGTGAAATTAATGACAGCAAAGCAACAAATATATGTGGAATAGGAAATTATATGTGGAAACTCACAACCTCACCTCTCTTACCAACCGAAGCTCTTATGAATTCCTACGGATTACAAAAGGACCAAAGCGCGGTGGTATCACGAGAGTGATGGTTAAGCGAATACAAGATCGGTGTTCCTATGACGGTGGCTTTTAAGTGGAGCTTGGTGGGGAATGATTCACAAGGAATGCAATCTGAATTCTAGTTGTTGTAAAGATAAGTAATAATCCAAACTAGATATCCAATGCCTAGTGCTGATCACGAGATATGATTGATGTAACCAAAGCAACTTGTGGTGCACGTTCAACACTTGTGCACATCAACAATCTGAtacttcttctttcttttcaacacttcttttctttcttttttttaacttttctcaacactttttttttgcaactttctttcttcttccttttttttgagATATGATAGGCACAAAGGACACAAAAAGATGATATGATCAGCAACTAAACAAAGACTCTAATGGATAGAAACTTATCAAAACTCACTAAAATGACAGATTGAATCAAAGGGTTTATGGCAAATATTTTTCTGGCTTTTTAGTGGATAGGACGAACACAAAATATATGTAGCTAAGGGTAAAAGAATTCCTACTGTGGCAACTGAGGCTCTGGTACCAGATGATGGGGTCTTGGTCCCGATCTTCACGACGTAGGATCCCGGTCTTGATAACTAGCCGAAGAACGGCCGATAACTTGCTGCAAGCAGCGATAACTAGTGCAACCTGACGACATGCACAAGGAGCCAACCACCGTCTCTATACGGCAGCCTGAACCAAGGATTCACCCAACCACACTCTGAAAGAAACCAACCTACGCAACCTGGAATCAATGGACCAGGAGCACAGATTGGGTGCCGATGACGCGGCCGCTTCTATAATCTCCGCGAAGGAAAACACAAGAGCTAAGGGTAGAGATCTCTCTCTGGATTTGTTAGCACACAGCTGAACAAAGGGATTTGTATTTGGATTATCAAAAGTCTATCTTTTCCTTAGGAGTACAGAGATATTTATACTAGGAACAGCCCTCCTAGATAGGTATAAACACGAGATAGAAATGAAGAGTTAGTCATCAAGAGCTCCTGAGTTGTTCCCGCGTGGTTGTTGGCATTCTGCACAGTCTTCAATGTTTTGGTCATAACTCCTTCTTGGGAAGTCCAAATAACGTGCCGTTGGTTGTGTTGGAAACTTAACTTGATACACTTTCACACCATGTGTAGCAATTGCATGATAAGCTCATGAAAAAGGACACCTGAAATAAGTTCCCACTGAATACTTATTCAGGTAGCCAGGTAGCCCTATGTATGAACAAATGAGTAGTCAAGTTTCTGACTACTTCTTTTGTCTAAATTGTGACTGAATCAGTTATCTGTCCCAAAGAAATTCGAGAGGATAGGTATCGAACGAATCATAAGCAACAACTTGCAACCAGCTAGTTGTGGACAGTAGAGTTTGGAAGCTGAATATTATTTTATGACACTATGTTCGGCTagaaatacatacatgcatGGATCCAAGGATATCAAAAATACGTTCATCAGTTCGTTGCGCCCAGTACAGACAAGAAATAACCTTGATATATACCACAATGCAAGGCCTAACAAATATTGTAATGAGGAAAGCAAAATCGTACATGAATTCAGAGACGGCAACCAAACCAGTCTGAGCTGCAAGCACTCAGGAGACGCATGCAGCGGCGGCATGAGCACCGGTGGCAGGAACCGGATGGATAATCACCGGCGGCTTGACACGAGGGATTGAACCAGTAATGGCTGGAGCGCTAGGGGCTGGAGGACCACCTGCTCCTGGAGAACACCGATAACTGGGCCACGGGCTGGACAAGGGGATCTGGAGCACCACCGCTGGCATCAGCATCGACGTCTGGAGCAACTGCGCCCGATTCACCAATGGTCTGATTGGATCTCAACTGACGCTTCTTCGATTCCGACCGTACCGCACAGCTTGTGGCGATTTCTTCTTCGGGGATGCGaaatttgggatggattggCCCGATTGTAGCCGACGAGCATAGAGATTTGAGACAGCAAGTGATTGAGGATAAACTGAGGCAGCGAGGTAAATGGCTAGAGGCGGACCTTGGAGCCGAGAGGATTCGAGAGCGTGGGAGAAATCGTGCACGGAACGAAGATGGCCACAACAGATCGGGAGGTCGAGGAAGATGCGTGGGGGAAGAAACGATGAGCTGCCCGAACGCCAAATTTGCTCGTTTCGTGCGTCTTGATCGATGCGTCGACCCGGTGTCGTGCATGCGACCCGGTTCCTTAGTTTTTCGTTCTCTTCTCTTTAACTCCTATACCACGTCAGATTTTTCTTAATTGGCGGTCTAATTAATTCCGTAAACACCAGCTGAAGTGAAGGGTTGGTACACCCCTAAAGCTGTATCCCAATTCCCAAtctcaaaattctttttctCGACTGAGCTGCCCCGTCTCTCGCAGTCTCTCCACCACTGCTACACCGCTAGGAACACAGAGCACCAAGCAGCAGAGCAGCTACTAATAGGTCGCTGTGGCGGCTACGGCGACcgagccccggcggcggcagcagcagcgagccACTTGCCGCACCCGCACCGCCGCACGGCCGGGCCGCAGCAGCTTTGAGCTCCCGGCGAGCCTCGcgcgttgttttttttttcagattctGCTTTTGATTCTTTTTTAGGTGGCAGCGTGCGGGCTTCATTACTGGTGTGGCCCCGAGGATGACAAAGGCGCTCTTATGAATTCgtgtttttttgtttcctttcctTCCTCTATCTCTGATGTCGGAGACCAATGCAGATTGCACGGCGGGAGCGGCACAAGGAGATGCGGCATCGAAGAGGATGCGGTTTGCACGGGACCATCGTCCTCCCCCGTTGCTGCCATGCTCACCGTCCCGGTCATCGACCTCTCGTCCCCCGCGGCGGCTGACGAGCTCCTCGATGAGGTGCGCTGAGCCAACGCCAGCTGCGAAGATGaggggcggccgccgccaacTGCAAAGATGAGGGGCATAGACGCCTCCAGTGCTGAAGGAGGCAACGGGGAAGGTGAGGggcggccgccaccggcgcgcGGGCGCAGCGCAAGTCAAGCCGCCGTCCGGGCGCCATGGTAGGAAACTGCACGCCGACGGTCAGGAACGGACGGTTACggagggaaggagagggggacggcggcgcgacGGTCGAGCGTGGTGTAGAGGAACTGGAACCAGGTGCTTAATTGACTGAGGCCCACCTGTCAATTTGCACGAAATGAGAGATGACATGTAATTAAGTTGGACATAACCAAAAATTAAGACTCCttactttaataataggtataagATCAGATAAGATTTTGGAGCTTCATTTTGCATTTCGTACTGGTCCCAAATTCTTAGAGACATTCTCGGTCTGGTCAACGCTATGTATTTTCAAGTTGGGATGCTACATGTCGAAACAACAGTTTAACAAGTTGGCGGACATTTGGCACGTAAGCTGAGCCAGGCGAGACAACAGTTTAACACGTCGGCGGACGTTCAACTAGCCAAACATATGTCGTAAGTTCACAGCACATCGTGCAACAGCAGGTCATCACCATCCTCCGACTGCTCCTCCTTCTTGCACCCCCACCGGCAGCTCCAGGCGCACCTGGAGTTGAAGAtaagcagcctcttggagtgcGCCGATATGATCCCCGCGGTGTCCTTCGCTCTGGGCAGCACAACGCCGTAGCCGTCGTCCATGTAGTCGGTCCCCTCCGGGAACACCTGCCAGAGCAGGCCCcccgctccggcgccgccacgccgcaTCGAGGCCAGCAGCACCCCGTACACCGCTTGGACGAACTGGTCCCTCCACGTCGCGTTGAAGGCGCTCCGGGCCTTGGTGGACACCCCGAACTCCGTGAACACCACCGGCATGCTGAGCACGCcctcggcgtcggcgatgtGCGCCTGCATCCACGACTGCACGAACTTGAGCTGTGCCTCCACAGCCGCGCCCGACATCCTACAAAGGAAAACATACCCACGCCATGAATCTTGTACAAGAGCTTGAGATCGATGCATCGGTCAGTGACAATTGCCGACAGTGGTACGATCTACTACGAACCATGTGTCCGGGTAGATATGGACGGAGGCGAAGTCGACGCCCAGGACGCGGTGGTTGCGGATGAAGTCGGTGCCGACGTGGCCGGCGTAGGTGTTGGGGTTGGCCTGAAGCCGTGCCGGTGACGAGGGGCCGTAGAAGCCCTCGGCCCCGACCTCCAGCAGGTGATCCGGGTCGATGGACTTCACGTGGAAAGCCATTTCTTGGATCCACGCCTACATCCATGGCTCAAACTTCTTTCAGCCCCTGAAGATGGAATATGAAGCAGAGGGACCGGAGGACGAAGGAAAAGTATGTGCTCTTGCTATCGATACACGTACCTGCAGCTTGTTGCCGGTTGGATCCGACGTGCAGCGCAGTTCATTCATGAGCTCCCACGCGAAAATGGTCGGGTCGTCCTTGTACGTCACGTTCGTGTACACGTGTTCACCCTCGTTAGCATGTTCTAGATTGCGCATTATATCTCTACTTGTCAGTAACcgataaaaaaaatccatctgAAGTTCTGAGAAATTCTAGTTTAGAGAAATCGGTGTTGTGGTTACACCTTGACGTGGTTCTTGAAGTAGCCCTTGACGGTTTCGTCGGAGAAGAAGTCATCGTCGGAAGTGAGGTTGAGGCCGGCGTCCCTGGCCCATTTCACGTACTGCGCCTTGCCGCCATAGCCGTCCCAGTTGTTGATCAGTGACAGTATCAACCTGATCCTGTACTTCCTTGCCTCGCTTACTACGAAATCCAACGCCTGCGTGTCCGGAACCAGGCAATTATCCATTA
This sequence is a window from Setaria italica strain Yugu1 chromosome III, Setaria_italica_v2.0, whole genome shotgun sequence. Protein-coding genes within it:
- the LOC101763634 gene encoding LOW QUALITY PROTEIN: putative mannan endo-1,4-beta-mannosidase 5 (The sequence of the model RefSeq protein was modified relative to this genomic sequence to represent the inferred CDS: deleted 2 bases in 1 codon), coding for MKTIFREKARGKVWMIQLILVRGIAVAATILLLTDGSHAHVDRVEMLRDELPPVQRPNVNGSEMIRDEQWRMVKTRGSQFVIGDKPFYVNGFNAYWLMILAVDPSTRGKVTEVFQQVAAVGLTVCRTWSFNDGGWRALQKSPAVYEENVFKALDFVVSEARKYRIRLILSLINNWDGYGGKAQYVKWARDAGLNLTSDDDFFSDETVKGYFKNHVKNMLTRVNTYTNVTYKDDPTIFAWELMNELRCTSDPTGNKLQAWIQEMAFHVKSIDPDHLLEVGAEGFYGPSSPARLQANPNTYAGHVGTDFIRNHRVLGVDFASVHIYPDTWMSGAAVEAQLKFVQSWMQAHIADAEGVLSMPVVFTEFGVSTKARSAFNATWRDQFVQAVYGVLLASMRRGGAGAGGLLWQVFPEGTDYMDDGYGVVLPRAKDTAGIISAHSKRLLIFNSRCAWSCRWGCKKEEQSEDGDDLLLHDVL